One genomic window of Candidatus Pseudobacter hemicellulosilyticus includes the following:
- a CDS encoding Na+/H+ antiporter — protein MENYSIVIFILFIMIGLSALADKIRLPYPVLLITAGIAIGFIPDLPHIELNPEIIFLIFLPPLLYDAAFNIDAREFRTHFNTISTLAISLVFISAAAIAVVAYFLIPGMTWPLAFVLGSILSATDAVAAINVTKGLGLSHKTTTILEGESLVNDASALVAYHFAVAAVTGTAFVIWKASLEFVVLMAGGLLIGFIAAKALGYIIRLTKHNSLATISFMLLMPFVAYRVAEEMNVSGVIAVVVLGLAISRYSHQVLPESVRKESKSFWDVIIFLLNGLIFILIGLQFPYVVESMNRSHLLLYIGYALLIAAVAFLVRLVRVLTQRISLQRGFQYKRGRITENALLDLRSSLIISWSGMRGIVSLATAMALPATLENGEPFPLRSATIFIATAVVLITIVGQGTTLPWLVKWLAKKGPEPEILAEPEVPRRRPPFRRR, from the coding sequence ATGGAGAACTACAGTATCGTCATTTTTATCCTGTTTATTATGATCGGCCTCTCCGCGCTGGCCGACAAGATCCGACTGCCCTATCCCGTGCTGCTGATCACTGCGGGCATTGCTATCGGTTTTATACCCGATCTGCCGCATATTGAACTGAACCCTGAAATTATTTTCCTGATCTTCCTGCCACCGCTGCTTTATGACGCCGCTTTCAATATTGATGCGCGGGAGTTCAGGACCCATTTCAATACCATCAGTACACTGGCCATCTCCCTGGTCTTTATATCCGCTGCCGCCATTGCCGTGGTAGCCTATTTCCTGATCCCGGGTATGACCTGGCCACTGGCTTTTGTACTGGGGTCCATTCTGTCCGCCACAGATGCGGTAGCTGCCATCAATGTGACCAAGGGACTGGGCCTCTCGCACAAGACCACCACTATCCTGGAAGGAGAAAGCCTGGTGAATGATGCATCGGCCCTGGTGGCCTATCATTTTGCGGTGGCCGCTGTGACCGGTACCGCCTTTGTAATCTGGAAAGCTTCACTGGAATTTGTGGTGCTGATGGCCGGTGGCCTACTGATAGGATTTATTGCCGCCAAAGCGCTGGGGTATATTATCCGCCTGACCAAACACAACAGCCTGGCCACTATCAGCTTCATGCTGCTGATGCCTTTTGTGGCTTACCGCGTAGCGGAAGAAATGAATGTATCAGGTGTGATTGCGGTAGTGGTGCTGGGACTGGCTATCAGTCGTTACAGCCACCAGGTATTGCCTGAATCTGTGCGTAAGGAATCCAAGTCTTTCTGGGATGTCATCATCTTTTTACTCAATGGCCTGATCTTTATCCTTATTGGATTGCAGTTCCCCTACGTGGTGGAATCCATGAACAGATCACATTTACTGCTTTATATCGGCTATGCCCTGCTGATTGCTGCGGTTGCTTTCCTGGTGCGGCTGGTTCGGGTGCTGACCCAGCGGATCAGCCTGCAGCGGGGCTTCCAGTACAAGCGGGGCCGCATTACGGAAAACGCCTTGCTGGACCTGCGTTCCAGCCTGATCATCAGCTGGTCGGGCATGCGCGGTATTGTATCCCTGGCCACCGCCATGGCCCTGCCTGCCACCCTGGAAAACGGCGAACCATTTCCCCTGCGCAGCGCCACTATCTTTATTGCCACGGCCGTAGTGCTGATCACTATTGTAGGCCAGGGCACTACCCTGCCCTGGCTGGTGAAATGGCTGGCAAAAAAGGGACCGGAACCGGAGATCCTGGCTGAACCGGAAGTCCCCCGGCGGCGCCCGCCATTCAGACGCCGGTAG
- a CDS encoding terpene synthase family protein, with amino-acid sequence MKHEHSVQVATRIALVHIQQEYAAVLHSTTYSLEELFNNDRCRLSEYCADYQPHPRTGQLVDIVQEFGQRFGIWLPNAKHYVTSALFLFPDADFVRAQALVKNLATDYYLNDTMGRELYKYLSPAQQLEARQVIGRIIALDEQLALEPEATGIERANVEMLAEIRDISPLPWFGEFLKLYLYHIEVTHKDNSAAALGYLPTVDEYISMRNHTSGMPHIISLAEYAADNFLDWNWLASVQLDARLRRIHRAVALFGCLTNDLFSFEKEVIDNNADPNLVMAVAFNYPELSFEEVILHAAAIVRKVFADYVELMELMREKLRLLPQSEQVAVLDRHLATLEKIVQASWMWQVYTRRYKRPLSIWRETRLEPAATPLSA; translated from the coding sequence ATGAAGCATGAACATTCTGTTCAGGTGGCAACCCGCATTGCCCTTGTACACATTCAGCAGGAGTATGCAGCCGTACTCCATTCTACCACGTATTCACTGGAAGAACTGTTTAACAACGACCGGTGCCGGTTAAGTGAATATTGTGCCGACTATCAGCCGCATCCCCGGACGGGACAATTGGTGGACATTGTCCAGGAATTCGGGCAGCGCTTCGGGATCTGGTTACCCAATGCCAAACATTATGTGACCAGCGCGCTTTTCCTGTTCCCCGATGCGGACTTTGTCCGTGCGCAGGCCCTGGTCAAAAACCTGGCCACGGATTATTACCTCAATGACACTATGGGGAGAGAACTGTACAAGTATCTTTCCCCGGCACAGCAGCTGGAAGCCCGGCAGGTTATTGGTCGTATTATTGCGCTGGATGAGCAGCTGGCGCTGGAACCAGAAGCGACAGGCATTGAAAGGGCCAACGTGGAAATGCTGGCGGAGATCAGGGATATCAGTCCTTTACCCTGGTTTGGAGAGTTCCTGAAACTCTACCTGTACCATATCGAGGTAACCCATAAGGACAACTCTGCCGCTGCCCTGGGCTACCTGCCAACAGTGGATGAATATATCAGCATGCGGAACCATACTTCCGGGATGCCGCATATCATTTCCCTGGCGGAATATGCTGCTGATAATTTCCTCGACTGGAACTGGCTGGCCAGCGTACAGCTGGATGCCCGGCTGCGCCGCATTCACCGTGCAGTAGCACTGTTCGGTTGCCTGACCAACGACCTGTTCTCGTTTGAGAAGGAAGTGATAGATAATAACGCTGATCCCAACCTGGTGATGGCCGTGGCGTTCAATTACCCGGAGCTGAGCTTTGAAGAAGTGATCCTGCACGCGGCGGCTATCGTGCGCAAAGTGTTTGCGGATTATGTGGAACTGATGGAGCTGATGCGGGAGAAACTGCGCCTGCTGCCCCAGTCAGAGCAGGTAGCAGTGCTGGACCGGCACCTGGCTACACTGGAGAAAATTGTGCAGGCGTCCTGGATGTGGCAGGTTTATACGCGGCGGTACAAACGGCCGCTGTCCATCTGGCGGGAAACCCGCCTGGAGCCAGCTGCCACGCCGCTTTCTGCGTGA
- a CDS encoding hybrid sensor histidine kinase/response regulator, protein MFTIKSSLSLQWKPIGWFNRQCLRGTARWKEETDKEVVRKANSFGFVITSLLLLIYLPFKYWLLPYPLITYGILAYIALNILSLFLVRRATQPLGAFSLVLTTLLATVYFSYMMGKELQLHFMAFLLITMSNQLFREKWIRYTCFGLVSAMLIGLEFIHRNYDPVIRTNYLDEIKVVAIVNILIILLITNLIHHTNREANEKLARGNRFIKNFVAHVTHEMRTPINSTGLLAQKIKSEINKMPELQPLAPHIDMLLVSTNNALNLINNVQDLAMVEEGQMFKENVEKTFFLKPFFNGLVQTANIHAETKRMQIILKVEEMPSLITSDAVKLSHIINNLLSNAVKYGLKGTVIQVRLARDGSDHWTISVSNASRNGIPADKQALLFDHPFISNRNTDDESTGLGLYIVNMKVKSMNGRVELISTADKKVICTVRLPLTVGKTRDLSPDDDFMGENELPNMSNTRILIAEDEVINARALSMHLEGLGCQIEIAENGNELIRKAKEDKFDVIIMDYHMPLMNGEAAMRYLKQNPRLKNIPVIVTTGECSADSLDRLLAAGADAFVPKPIQQKPLRLALSSSRLLQQRRLAQG, encoded by the coding sequence ATGTTTACAATCAAAAGCTCGTTATCCTTACAGTGGAAACCGATCGGCTGGTTTAACCGCCAGTGCCTGCGCGGGACAGCCAGATGGAAAGAAGAGACAGACAAAGAAGTGGTCCGGAAAGCCAACTCTTTCGGCTTTGTCATTACCAGCCTGCTACTGCTGATTTACCTGCCGTTCAAATACTGGCTCTTGCCCTATCCCCTGATCACTTACGGGATACTGGCTTATATAGCACTGAATATATTGTCGCTGTTCCTTGTCAGAAGGGCAACACAGCCCTTAGGCGCCTTCAGCCTGGTCCTTACCACTCTGCTGGCCACTGTGTATTTCAGTTATATGATGGGAAAGGAACTGCAGCTGCATTTTATGGCCTTCCTGCTGATCACCATGTCCAACCAGCTTTTCCGCGAAAAATGGATCCGTTATACCTGCTTCGGTCTGGTCTCCGCCATGCTGATCGGCCTGGAGTTTATTCACAGGAACTACGATCCTGTGATCCGGACAAACTACCTGGATGAGATCAAAGTAGTAGCCATTGTCAATATCCTGATCATCCTGCTGATCACCAATTTAATACACCACACCAACAGGGAGGCCAATGAAAAACTGGCGCGCGGCAACCGCTTCATAAAGAATTTTGTAGCCCATGTTACGCATGAAATGCGTACGCCTATTAACTCCACCGGGCTGCTGGCCCAGAAGATCAAAAGCGAGATCAACAAAATGCCGGAACTGCAACCGCTGGCGCCTCATATTGATATGCTGCTCGTCAGCACCAATAATGCCCTGAACCTGATCAATAACGTACAGGACCTGGCCATGGTGGAAGAGGGACAGATGTTCAAGGAAAATGTGGAGAAGACCTTTTTCCTCAAACCATTTTTCAACGGGCTGGTACAGACGGCCAATATACATGCGGAGACCAAGCGCATGCAGATCATACTGAAGGTGGAGGAAATGCCTTCCCTGATCACCAGCGATGCGGTCAAGCTGAGCCATATCATCAATAACCTGCTCTCCAATGCCGTCAAATATGGTTTAAAGGGTACCGTTATCCAGGTCAGACTGGCCCGCGATGGATCAGATCACTGGACCATTTCCGTGAGCAATGCCAGTCGCAACGGTATCCCGGCCGATAAGCAGGCCCTGCTCTTTGATCATCCTTTTATCAGTAACCGCAATACCGACGATGAAAGCACCGGTCTGGGCCTCTACATTGTGAACATGAAAGTAAAATCCATGAACGGAAGAGTGGAACTCATATCCACGGCCGACAAAAAGGTGATCTGCACGGTCCGCCTGCCGCTGACCGTAGGCAAGACCCGCGACCTCAGCCCGGATGATGATTTTATGGGAGAAAATGAACTGCCCAATATGTCCAATACCCGGATCCTGATTGCCGAAGACGAAGTGATCAATGCCCGGGCCCTGTCCATGCACCTGGAAGGACTGGGTTGCCAGATAGAGATTGCCGAGAACGGCAATGAACTGATCCGGAAGGCCAAGGAGGACAAGTTCGATGTCATCATCATGGACTACCATATGCCCCTGATGAACGGCGAAGCCGCCATGCGTTACCTGAAACAAAATCCCCGGTTAAAAAACATACCCGTTATTGTCACCACTGGTGAATGCTCTGCCGATTCCCTGGACCGCCTGCTGGCGGCGGGTGCGGATGCTTTTGTTCCAAAACCTATTCAGCAAAAGCCCCTGCGCCTGGCGCTTTCCAGCAGCCGGCTCCTCCAGCAGCGACGCCTGGCGCAAGGGTAA